A part of Liolophura sinensis isolate JHLJ2023 chromosome 1, CUHK_Ljap_v2, whole genome shotgun sequence genomic DNA contains:
- the LOC135463793 gene encoding GATOR1 complex protein NPRL2-like — translation MLKAPGHIKCIFYSEFHPKKGPRITYQVPTNYISKEVFDALHVYIITKPELQTRLITTNALGHTIVGCPVCIDGVKYKRNALIFNLCLVFDVDTPTSKYEVVVKKLSTYLTQLELDRGFLSQVDSKKMLPDMLHIIRAELNRNGYCSISVNEVDTIHLKVSPYVTQLPQIEDQDVPQLLPEFETLSAQDWDLTTQQIIGFIDGFNHVVRIASEAGVESNLVKACVQNLLHYKVVKLTSSFQYSNVYTTTPRLADLSGDKNLQEKCIKFVTNHGCSVPTFRDVFMFYCSFTPGTTVRDLCVRYNPSGLRIDEKKLVQYGLMKGYIRRLYKYPIKLLDAEYTKGKQLYEFCNGCHNYDEICCKTGLSTQELEEKLEKDPNIVIIWK, via the coding sequence ATGTTGAAGGCACCTGGACACATCAAGTGTATATTCTATAGTGAGTTCCACCCAAAGAAAGGCCCTCGAATAACGTATCAGGTGCCCACGAATTATATCAGTAAAGAAGTGTTCGATGCTCTACACGTTTACATCATCACCAAACCCGAATTGCAGACCCGGCTGATCACAACAAACGCACTGGGCCATACGATTGTGGGATGCCCAGTGTGTATCGATGGCGTCAAGTACAAACGCAATGCCCTGATATTTAACCTCTGTCTGGTTTTTGATGTGGACACCCCGACTTCTAAATACGAAGTGGTGGTGAAAAAACTCTCCACTTATCTGACACAATTAGAGCTGGATAGAGGGTTCCTATCACAGGTAGACAGCAAGAAAATGTTACCGGACATGCTCCACATTATACGGGCAGAGCTGAATAGGAATGGATATTGCAGCATCTCAGTAAACGAGGTTGACACGATTCATCTTAAGGTGTCCCCTTACGTTACCCAGCTCCCCCAAATAGAAGACCAAGACGTTCCCCAGCTGCTACCAGAGTTCGAAACTCTCAGTGCTCAGGATTGGGATCTCACAACACAACAAATCATTGGTTTTATAGATGGCTTTAATCACGTTGTACGGATTGCTTCGGAGGCGGGAGTTGAATCGAACCTGGTGAAAGCCTGTGTGCAGAATTTGCTGCACTACAAAGTAGTAAAACTGACAAGTAGTTTTCAGTACTCTAATGTGTACACAACTACACCTAGACTAGCGGACCTGTCCGGAGACAAAAACCTGCAGGAGAAGTGCATTAAGTTTGTGACAAATCATGGGTGTTCAGTGCCCACATTCCGAGACGTGTTCATGTTTTACTGCAGTTTTACCCCGGGGACGACTGTCAGGGACCTGTGTGTAAGGTATAACCCCTCCGGGCTTCGCATAGACGAGAAGAAACTGGTTCAGTATGGACTGATGAAAGGATACATTAGGCGATTGTACAAGTACCCAATTAAACTGCTAGACGCTGAGTACACCAAGGGGAAACAACTCTACGAATTTTGCAATGGTTGTCATAATTATGACGAAATATGCTGTAAAACAGGCTTAAGTACTCAGGAACTGGAAGAGAAGTTGGAGAAAGACCCAAACATAGTTATTATATGGAAATAA
- the LOC135475913 gene encoding sorting nexin-10B-like isoform X2, producing the protein MDVVDISVRNPVKVVCEEKYTTYEIAVQTTNIAFSLSSSVTRRRFSEFCWLRKQLKDHHPQLKPPELPRKTFFAERFDPEFISIRMKSLEDFLTRCVEERLYFSDSSLHLFIQSDLTCSQIDDYLEGRLSQEEVNDARSRCSTSGKNKDYEDVSEDIENSEADVRVQETEAMAAPEGSLPLRVTPTELEDATSNSSGSVSDSLESDMYLSCAVGPGSIQ; encoded by the exons ATG GACGTTGTGGATATCTCTGTCCGAAACCCTGTCAAGGTGGTTTGTGAGGAGAAGTACACCACATATGAGATCGCAGTGCAG ACCACCAATATTGCCTTTTCTCTGTCAAGTTCGGTCACACGTAGAAGGTTCTCAGAATTTTGCTGGCTGAGGAAACAGTTAAAAGATCATCACCCACAACT CAAACCACCAGAATTACCAAGGAAGACTTTCTTTGCGGAGAGATTTGATCCAGAGTTCATCTCCATCCGTATGAAAAGTTTGGAAGATTTTCTGACAAG ATGTGTTGAGGAAAGACTCTACTTTTCCGACTCCTCCTTGCATCTGTTTATACAATCAGACTTGACTTGTTCACAAATTGATGATTACCTGGAAGGCAGACTGAGCCAGGAGGAGGTCAATGATGCACGCAGCAGGTGCAGCACAAG TGGCAAGAACAAAGACTATGAAGATGTGTCTGAAGACATAGAGAACTCTGAAGCTGATGTGAGGGTACAGGAGACTGAGGCCATGGCAGCACCAGAGGGCTCTCTACCTCTAAGGGTCACACCCACGGAACTTGAGGATGCCACCAGTAATAGCAGTGGCAGTGTTTCAGACAGTCTAGAGTCGGATATGTATTTGTCGTGTGCAGTGGGACCAGGTAGTATTCAGTGA
- the LOC135475913 gene encoding sorting nexin-10B-like isoform X1 encodes MRLPIVLCDVVDISVRNPVKVVCEEKYTTYEIAVQTTNIAFSLSSSVTRRRFSEFCWLRKQLKDHHPQLKPPELPRKTFFAERFDPEFISIRMKSLEDFLTRCVEERLYFSDSSLHLFIQSDLTCSQIDDYLEGRLSQEEVNDARSRCSTSGKNKDYEDVSEDIENSEADVRVQETEAMAAPEGSLPLRVTPTELEDATSNSSGSVSDSLESDMYLSCAVGPGSIQ; translated from the exons ATGAGACTGCCCATTGTTTTGTGT GACGTTGTGGATATCTCTGTCCGAAACCCTGTCAAGGTGGTTTGTGAGGAGAAGTACACCACATATGAGATCGCAGTGCAG ACCACCAATATTGCCTTTTCTCTGTCAAGTTCGGTCACACGTAGAAGGTTCTCAGAATTTTGCTGGCTGAGGAAACAGTTAAAAGATCATCACCCACAACT CAAACCACCAGAATTACCAAGGAAGACTTTCTTTGCGGAGAGATTTGATCCAGAGTTCATCTCCATCCGTATGAAAAGTTTGGAAGATTTTCTGACAAG ATGTGTTGAGGAAAGACTCTACTTTTCCGACTCCTCCTTGCATCTGTTTATACAATCAGACTTGACTTGTTCACAAATTGATGATTACCTGGAAGGCAGACTGAGCCAGGAGGAGGTCAATGATGCACGCAGCAGGTGCAGCACAAG TGGCAAGAACAAAGACTATGAAGATGTGTCTGAAGACATAGAGAACTCTGAAGCTGATGTGAGGGTACAGGAGACTGAGGCCATGGCAGCACCAGAGGGCTCTCTACCTCTAAGGGTCACACCCACGGAACTTGAGGATGCCACCAGTAATAGCAGTGGCAGTGTTTCAGACAGTCTAGAGTCGGATATGTATTTGTCGTGTGCAGTGGGACCAGGTAGTATTCAGTGA